The Flavobacterium piscisymbiosum genome includes a region encoding these proteins:
- a CDS encoding GxxExxY protein → MSENEISYKIRGAIFTVYNTLGPGLLESIYESALYYQLNKDGLNTIKQVNLPVKYDNIELDITFRLDLLVEDKVIVELKSVDELKSIHFKQLNTYLKLTNKKLGLLVNFNCTNILDNIHRVANKI, encoded by the coding sequence ATGTCCGAAAATGAAATTTCATATAAAATACGAGGTGCTATTTTTACAGTTTACAATACTTTAGGTCCCGGATTATTAGAATCAATTTACGAAAGCGCTTTATATTATCAATTAAATAAGGATGGATTAAACACCATCAAACAAGTTAATCTACCCGTTAAATATGATAACATAGAATTAGATATCACTTTTCGATTAGATTTATTGGTTGAAGACAAAGTAATTGTTGAATTGAAATCTGTTGATGAATTGAAATCCATTCACTTTAAACAATTAAATACTTATTTAAAACTAACAAATAAAAAACTCGGGTTATTAGTCAATTTTAATTGCACAAATATTCTAGATAATATACATAGAGTCGCAAATAAAATCTAA
- a CDS encoding thiamine phosphate synthase — protein MYNKLQYISQGNTIEEQLYNIHQALDAGCDWVQMRFKNQTTKDTFALAEAAKFLCEEYLANFIINDNLYLAQQIAADGVHLGLTDMNIAEARSILGSTKIIGGTANTFEDIKNHIKNGCDYIGLGPFQFTKTKEKLSPVLGLSGYVAIIEKMKNSNLKTPVYAIGGITLNDINPLMETGIHGIAVSGMITNSDQKKKLIQQLNEKLYANVIV, from the coding sequence ATGTATAACAAATTACAGTACATCTCACAAGGAAATACAATCGAAGAACAATTGTACAATATTCATCAGGCTCTGGACGCAGGCTGTGATTGGGTACAAATGCGATTTAAAAATCAAACTACCAAAGATACTTTTGCTTTAGCAGAAGCAGCAAAGTTTTTATGCGAAGAATATCTCGCCAATTTTATTATAAACGACAATCTCTATCTCGCTCAGCAAATTGCTGCCGACGGAGTTCATTTAGGTTTAACCGATATGAATATTGCCGAAGCCAGATCCATATTAGGCAGTACAAAAATCATTGGAGGAACAGCAAATACTTTTGAAGATATCAAAAATCATATTAAAAATGGCTGCGATTATATTGGTCTTGGTCCATTTCAATTTACTAAAACAAAAGAGAAACTAAGTCCTGTTTTAGGTTTATCAGGATATGTTGCTATTATTGAAAAGATGAAAAACAGCAATCTCAAAACTCCTGTTTATGCTATTGGAGGAATTACATTAAATGATATAAATCCTTTAATGGAAACCGGAATTCACGGAATTGCCGTATCAGGAATGATTACTAATAGTGATCAAAAGAAGAAGTTAATTCAACAACTAAACGAAAAGTTATATGCAAACGTCATTGTTTAA
- a CDS encoding HesA/MoeB/ThiF family protein produces MSIIQEFLRYNRQTILPEIGDEGQEKLKKAKALVIGAGGLGCPILQYISTAGVGCIGIMDFDTIEIHNLHRQILYTENEIGQEKSVVAKEVVSKLNPLIEVIAIREKLNAENAEKIIQHYDIVVDGSDNFATRYLVNDTCVALQKPLVYGSILKFEGQVAVFNHNGSKNLRDLFPEMPDPKDVPNCNLNGVLGTLPGIIGTMMAHETLKLILELPTLKNELVLFNTTNWNFTKLNF; encoded by the coding sequence ATGAGTATTATACAAGAATTCCTTCGTTACAACAGACAAACTATATTACCCGAAATTGGTGATGAAGGTCAGGAAAAACTAAAAAAAGCAAAGGCATTAGTTATTGGTGCAGGAGGTTTAGGATGCCCTATTTTGCAATATATTTCGACTGCAGGAGTTGGTTGTATCGGAATTATGGATTTTGACACTATTGAAATTCACAATTTGCATCGTCAGATTTTATATACTGAAAATGAAATTGGTCAGGAAAAATCGGTTGTTGCCAAAGAAGTGGTTTCAAAACTAAATCCGCTGATCGAAGTAATTGCAATTAGAGAAAAACTAAATGCTGAAAATGCTGAAAAAATAATTCAGCACTATGATATTGTTGTAGATGGTTCGGACAATTTTGCAACGCGTTATCTGGTAAATGACACTTGTGTTGCTTTACAAAAACCATTGGTTTACGGAAGTATTCTAAAATTTGAAGGTCAAGTTGCGGTTTTCAATCACAACGGAAGTAAAAATTTACGCGATTTATTTCCTGAAATGCCGGATCCAAAAGATGTTCCGAATTGTAATTTGAATGGCGTTTTAGGAACTCTTCCGGGAATTATTGGAACTATGATGGCGCACGAAACCTTAAAATTGATTTTGGAATTACCTACTTTAAAAAACGAGTTAGTACTTTTTAATACAACCAATTGGAACTTTACAAAACTGAATTTTTAA
- a CDS encoding hydroxymethylpyrimidine/phosphomethylpyrimidine kinase, with product MSTNRPIVLSIAGFDPIGGAGVLADIKTFEQHQVTGFAITTANTIQTENEFFEIEWTDLSFVIRSIETLFKSYNIQSVKIGIVPSLDYLNQILSVIKALSPTTQIVWDPVLKSTTDFNFTTIENQLELNKMLSKIDLITPNYNEAEILFPGFISNQLSLKNEISTSVLLKGGHNPIEIGTDRLFLKDEIIDFLPSNKKCFEKHGSGCVLSSAIASNLALNQTLTEACKNAKTYIEKFLSSNSTLIGYHYV from the coding sequence ATGTCAACAAATCGCCCAATCGTACTTAGTATAGCAGGTTTTGACCCTATTGGTGGCGCAGGTGTCTTGGCTGACATTAAAACATTTGAGCAACATCAGGTGACCGGATTTGCCATTACAACGGCGAATACCATTCAGACTGAAAATGAGTTTTTTGAAATTGAATGGACTGATTTGAGTTTTGTTATTCGATCAATTGAAACATTGTTTAAAAGCTATAATATTCAATCAGTAAAAATTGGGATTGTTCCTTCGTTAGATTATTTAAACCAAATTCTTTCAGTAATAAAAGCATTATCACCAACAACACAAATTGTTTGGGATCCCGTTTTAAAATCGACTACAGATTTCAACTTCACCACAATTGAAAACCAATTGGAGTTGAATAAAATGCTATCCAAAATTGATTTGATTACGCCCAACTATAATGAAGCTGAAATCTTATTTCCAGGTTTTATTTCGAATCAACTTTCGCTTAAAAATGAAATCTCAACTTCTGTTTTATTAAAAGGTGGGCACAATCCTATTGAAATTGGAACAGATCGTTTATTTCTAAAAGATGAAATTATCGATTTCCTACCGTCTAATAAAAAATGCTTCGAAAAACACGGTTCCGGCTGTGTTTTATCCTCTGCCATCGCCTCAAATCTCGCTTTAAATCAAACGCTAACAGAAGCTTGCAAAAATGCTAAAACCTACATAGAAAAATTCCTGAGTTCAAATTCAACTTTAATCGGATATCATTATGTATAA
- a CDS encoding MOSC domain-containing protein, translated as MSAVYSVKEIYIYPIKSLAGISCQQALAEEMGFENDRRWMLIDADNQMITQREHRIMSQFYPQISDGKVSITFQDQKHEFSIHEHLDNSIKVNVWDDKSEVIEVNRSTSKWFSEHLGFECKLVKIIKNGDRKHENSKLKETFNVSLADGYPYLMIGSQSLDFLNEKLTDKITVLRFRPNIVISSQNPHEEDDFTTFKIAEVQFKNIKPCGRCIMVNNDPENGKLKKEPLKTLSKYRVVDNSVLFGTNIVSLNSGIISVGDEIVF; from the coding sequence ATGAGTGCAGTTTATAGTGTAAAAGAAATTTATATCTACCCGATAAAAAGTTTGGCAGGAATTAGTTGCCAGCAAGCTTTAGCAGAAGAAATGGGATTCGAAAACGATCGCAGATGGATGTTGATTGATGCAGATAATCAAATGATAACGCAGAGAGAACATCGCATTATGAGTCAGTTTTATCCACAGATTTCAGACGGAAAAGTTAGCATTACTTTTCAGGATCAAAAGCATGAATTCTCTATTCATGAACATTTAGATAATTCGATAAAAGTGAATGTTTGGGACGATAAAAGCGAAGTTATAGAAGTGAATCGATCAACTTCAAAATGGTTTAGCGAACATTTGGGTTTTGAATGTAAATTGGTTAAAATCATCAAAAACGGAGATCGCAAACATGAAAATTCAAAATTAAAAGAAACTTTCAATGTAAGTCTTGCTGATGGTTATCCGTATTTAATGATAGGAAGTCAAAGCTTAGATTTTCTAAATGAAAAATTAACAGATAAAATTACTGTTTTAAGATTTCGCCCTAACATCGTAATAAGCAGCCAGAATCCTCATGAAGAAGATGATTTTACGACTTTTAAAATTGCAGAAGTTCAATTTAAAAATATAAAACCATGCGGAAGATGTATTATGGTAAATAATGATCCTGAAAATGGTAAATTAAAAAAAGAACCGCTCAAAACCTTAAGTAAATATCGAGTGGTCGATAATTCTGTTTTATTCGGGACAAATATTGTGAGTTTAAATTCAGGAATTATTAGTGTAGGCGATGAGATTGTATTTTAA
- a CDS encoding thiazole synthase — translation MQTSLFKIGDKTLTSRLFLGTGKFGSNLEMEDAILASGSELVTVALKRIDLETETDAILSHLQHPNIHLLPNTSGARNVKEAVFAAQLAREALETNWLKLEIHPDPKYLMPDPIETLKATEELAKLGFFVLPYIHADPVLCKHLENAGTSAVMPLGSPIGSNKGLKTIDFLEIIIEQSNVPVIVDAGIGAPSDAAKAMEIGADAVLVNTAIAVAGNPKLMAEAFKEAVIAGRKAFEARIANQQNYAVASSPLTSFLYD, via the coding sequence ATGCAAACGTCATTGTTTAAAATTGGAGATAAAACACTAACCTCCCGCCTGTTTTTAGGAACCGGAAAATTTGGTTCTAACCTTGAAATGGAAGACGCTATTTTAGCCTCAGGAAGTGAGTTGGTGACTGTTGCCCTAAAACGCATCGATTTAGAAACCGAAACCGATGCTATTTTATCGCATTTACAACACCCAAATATTCATTTATTACCCAATACTTCAGGAGCTAGAAATGTCAAAGAAGCTGTTTTCGCTGCACAATTGGCCAGAGAAGCTTTAGAAACAAACTGGCTAAAACTAGAAATTCATCCCGATCCTAAATACTTAATGCCGGATCCCATCGAGACTTTAAAAGCAACGGAAGAATTGGCCAAACTTGGTTTCTTCGTTTTGCCTTACATACATGCTGATCCTGTTTTATGCAAACATTTAGAAAATGCAGGAACTTCTGCCGTAATGCCTTTGGGATCGCCAATTGGCAGTAACAAAGGTCTTAAAACAATAGATTTTCTCGAAATTATAATCGAACAAAGCAATGTTCCCGTAATCGTAGATGCCGGAATTGGCGCACCATCTGACGCTGCAAAAGCAATGGAAATTGGCGCCGATGCTGTTTTGGTTAATACTGCAATTGCTGTAGCGGGAAATCCGAAATTAATGGCTGAAGCGTTTAAGGAAGCGGTTATTGCAGGACGAAAAGCATTTGAAGCCCGAATTGCAAATCAGCAGAATTATGCTGTGGCTTCTAGTCCTTTGACATCATTTTTATATGACTAG
- the thiH gene encoding 2-iminoacetate synthase ThiH, with translation MKTFKAIFEQYNWDNIQSKIYKTSAKDVERSLAKTKRNLNDFLVLISPVAQNYLEQMAQECHEITKKRFGKTIQMYAPLYLSNECQNICTYCGFSLDNKIKRKTLSDAEIKLEVEALKDVGFDHVLLVTGEANYTVNINYFLNAIALISKEFSIISVEVQPLSTEDYERLHEAGVYSVLVYQETYHQEVYKKYHTKGKKSNFDYRLETPDRIGTAGIHKIGLGVLLGLEDWRTDSFFNALHLDYLQKKYWQTKYSVSFPRLRPAEGIIEPNFIMDDKDLTQLICAYRLWNEDLEISISTRENEKFRNNIIPIGVTSMSAGSKTNPGGYVVDLQSLEQFEISDERSAKEIAQIITNSGYEPVWKDWDKSYS, from the coding sequence ATGAAAACATTTAAAGCAATATTTGAGCAATATAATTGGGATAATATTCAATCTAAAATATACAAAACATCAGCAAAAGATGTAGAACGCTCCTTGGCAAAAACCAAACGCAATCTCAATGACTTTTTGGTTCTGATTTCTCCCGTTGCACAAAATTATCTGGAGCAAATGGCACAGGAATGCCACGAAATCACTAAGAAACGTTTTGGAAAAACCATCCAAATGTATGCACCGCTTTATCTCAGCAACGAATGCCAAAACATTTGTACCTATTGCGGCTTTAGTTTAGACAATAAAATCAAACGAAAAACTCTTTCTGATGCTGAAATAAAACTTGAAGTTGAAGCTTTGAAAGATGTTGGTTTCGATCACGTTTTATTGGTTACGGGCGAAGCAAATTATACTGTAAACATTAATTATTTCCTGAATGCAATTGCGTTAATAAGCAAGGAGTTTTCGATTATTTCTGTAGAAGTTCAGCCACTTTCTACCGAAGATTATGAGCGTTTGCACGAAGCTGGCGTGTATTCCGTTTTAGTGTATCAGGAAACGTATCATCAGGAAGTTTACAAAAAATACCATACTAAAGGCAAAAAATCAAATTTCGATTACAGACTGGAAACTCCTGATCGAATTGGAACTGCAGGAATTCATAAGATAGGTTTAGGCGTTTTATTAGGTTTGGAAGATTGGCGAACCGATAGCTTTTTTAATGCACTGCATCTCGATTACCTTCAAAAGAAATACTGGCAAACTAAATATTCCGTTTCTTTCCCAAGATTACGTCCTGCCGAAGGCATTATCGAACCTAATTTTATTATGGATGATAAAGATTTGACACAATTGATTTGTGCTTATCGTTTGTGGAATGAAGATCTGGAAATCTCAATTTCGACCCGAGAAAATGAAAAATTCAGAAACAACATTATCCCAATTGGTGTTACAAGTATGAGTGCCGGTTCTAAAACAAATCCCGGAGGTTATGTCGTTGATCTGCAATCTCTGGAACAATTTGAAATCAGCGATGAACGCTCCGCAAAAGAAATTGCACAAATCATAACAAATTCAGGTTACGAACCTGTTTGGAAAGATTGGGATAAAAGTTATAGCTAG